From the genome of Eublepharis macularius isolate TG4126 chromosome 12, MPM_Emac_v1.0, whole genome shotgun sequence, one region includes:
- the LOC129339339 gene encoding olfactory receptor 14C36-like has protein sequence MVNQTGVTEFLLMGFSDVRELQILHVAVFLCIYLAALMGNFLLILTVVQNQSLHSPMYFFLINLSLSDACYISVTVPKSMATSVTNSKLISFSGCVIQVFLVITFAGAQMSFLTVMAYDRYVAICHPLQYTLTMNWGACLQMAALSWLSSIINAVMLTANTFRLLFCGSNIKQFFCDIPQLLMISCSDTTTSEALILADSIIMGLFCFFYILASYGYILSTVLKIRSAQARNKSFSTCIPHVMVFSLFLSTAFFSYFRPKSMSSPVVDLLTAVLYTVLPPLMNPIIYSLRNKEIQMAMQKMSKKIFGFHFI, from the coding sequence ATGGTAAATCAAACAGGTGTCACGGAATTCTTACTTATGGGATTTTCTGATGTCCGTGAACTACAGATTTTGCATGTTGCCGTGTTTCTCTGCATTTACTTGGCGGCTCTGATGGGGAATTTCCTTCTCATTCTGACGGTAGTCCAGAATCAATCCCTTCATagccccatgtatttcttcctcatcaACCTCTCATTATCAGATGCTTGCTATATATCTGTCACTGTCCCCAAATCCATGGCCACTTCAGTGACAAACAGCAAACTGATTTCTTTCTCTGGATGTGTCATCCAAGTGTTTTTAGTGATCACCTTTGCAGGGGCTCAGATGTCCTTTCTCACTGTCATGGCTTATGACCGCTATGTGGCAATTTGCCATCCTCTCCAATATACCTTAACAATGAACTGGGGGGCTTGCCTCCAAATGGCAGCTTTATCTTGGCTCAGCAGCATAATCAATGCTGTCATGCTTACTGCAAATACATTTAGGCTGCTTTTTTGTGGGTCTAATATTAAACAATTTTTCTGTGACATTCCTCAATTATTAATGATTTCTTGCTCTGATACAACAACCAGTGAGGCGCTCATTCTTGCTGATTCAATCATTATGGGGTTATTTTgctttttttatattttagcatCTTATGGGTATATCCTCTCTACAGTATTAAAGATTCGGTCAGCTCAGGCTAGAAATAAATCCTTTTCTACCTGCATTCCACATGTGATGGTGTTTAGTTTGTTTCTTTCTACTGCTTTTTTTTCTTACTTTAGGCCAAAATCCATGTCCTCACCAGTGGTGGACCTACTGACTGCTGTTCTATATACAGTTTTACCCCCTCTCATGAATCCCATCATTTATAGCCTGAGAAACAAAGAGATCCAAATGGCTATGCAGAAAATGTCAAAGAAGATATTTGGATTTCACTTCATCTGA